Proteins encoded in a region of the Octopus sinensis linkage group LG8, ASM634580v1, whole genome shotgun sequence genome:
- the LOC115214994 gene encoding protein split ends-like, with protein MKRQKQSGTAGKVSAFSTTHSQNSGPHTTIARAKAYGLMLHRNTRIGIADVNPYLNCILCGGYYIDATTIIECLHSFCRTCIVRYLESSKFCPICDVMVHKTKPLQNIRPDNTLQNLVYKLVPSLFKDEMKRRRTLYLSLSADEIENYYVEATGEDCGEMTDERIIYTDDEQFSVSLELTPNGQPPDVDFDPLSDTRKPEDRRYLSCPATFPVKHIKRFIRIKHSLPEKYQIEIYHTDEPLVDNYTLIDIAYIYMWKRKGPLRLFYSVSYEPIKKRKIEMVTNLNEEVSVPECCKGIDETIHKSVTFAELNHEEENIQNNTSETINPPKGESVSPLPLLPASSQYLPQTMPKIPEANSLETVLNESTKSILPSINEHTQQDLSVEMQPDSTRNCEQIVSGHIPQDSPRHIEQDSLEHLQQDLVEDMQEDSPENVPQHSCEHVQDQTPEDIQQESPETIQRETSEHMQEDSPEQIQHDSLEQPQQDSSEHIRQSSPEHIQQSSPEHTQQNSPEHIHQDTPEHIQENSPEHTQENSLERIQQDTPEHIQQDTPEHIQQDTPEHIQENASKHIQQDTPEHIQQSTPEHIQQDTPEHIQEGTPEHIQQDSPEPTQPDLPGHIQQNSPEHIPQVLTEDVQPHLPEHIQQNSPEHILRENSEQELSEDIQQGITEQTQQEIQETMQQGSPESIQQDTRDKVQQDSLEQSPKDSLEHTQQDLPDHIHEEASKPNVQDSSEHIPIVSPEHVHQIPHGTIQHNPLQSQDTPKSMQQNSPDTIHENSLEAVHQDSPVPIQQDSPATIQQNLPVPKQIDSSQGFQQCVPETAQQKTVQPIESKPSQYIEPASPYTKEKMQQECPLLMQQKSVQHMKLSPRQHLEQDLPQHFDEKSYQHFQHESPHKIQENSQPVQQLLCHNMQQRSPLKVKKESPRLVQAKSPQHIQQISSHHMQLESAHHLQWDSPQSLPRDLPQQLQRVSPKRFEQTTSRHLQQSSPRNIRQSPPGHLQQTSPRHVQQMSPKHVQQSSPRHIQQSSPRHMQQSSPKHMQSSTRHIKQSSPRHVQQTSPRHVQQSSPRHMHQSSTRFLQQSSTCLQQASPKHQEQISPKFLQHASPQQLQPASPQQSPMPSPDQSPVASPDQLFLQPNDKMLVHSSEKLSISSPDQLCMPSTHLSPVRSPHLSPLPASLPTPLPTVQERNQEHQSRASSRKNSKLSKQCHINETMQVTPTTVPLTSHQTSTNLKNLSLPPLMPLVSKPLPKPTLIRVPPVHVPQPQLVKSQRTAEQKLKQQYRSRIVQPTDHLCEHQKSLLERQEELQKEYMKTQEKEQVMEQLQHHHQQHQHNLHQHKQQRKQSHQKQHYQQHQEQEFKHRQQYIHNQHQHQHQHCHMMKQSLHHGERCQQHCKEQMKSMSSNRNGSPYKFYPEQTEPLSLKIEVKGKEFCSGHKSNGKAPKLSEKIVPSCNVNGSRCCISCKNETHCVSNMMNPLSNHTVTKFLVTGPIYTPLNLINGQIEDSAPLNLKKEPEKTTKQPQQT; from the exons AGATTGAAAATTACTATGTTGAAGCTACTGGTGAGGACTGTGGTGAAATGACTGATGAAAGAATAATATACACTGATGATGAACAATTTAGTGTCTCACTCGAACTCACACCAAA CGGGCAACCTCCTGATGTGGACTTTGATCCTCTCTCAGATACTAGAAAG cCCGAAGACCGCCGATATCTGTCATGTCCTGCTACGTTTCCAGTTAAGCATATCAAAAGATTTATTCGAATAAAGCATTCTCTTCCTGAAAAATATCAG ATTGAAATTTATCACACAGATGAGCCTCTTGTTGACAATTACACATTAATAGACATCGCTTATATTTACATGTGGAAAAGG AAAGGTCCACTTCGATTATTTTATTCAGTTTCATATGAACCAATTAAGAAACGAAAAATAGAAATGGTAACAAATTTAAATGAAGAAGTGTCTGTTCCTGAATGCTGTAAAGGCATAGATGAAACCATTCACAAATCAGTCACATTCGCTGAATTAAatcatgaagaagaaaatattcaaaacaataCTTCAGAGACAATAAATCCTCCTAAGGGAGAATCAGTATCACCTCTACCATTGTTACCTGCTTCTTCTCAATATTTACCGCAAACGATGCCAAAAATCCCAGAAGCAAATTCTTTAGAAACTGTGCTAAATGAATCAACTAAAAGTATATTGCCGAGCATAAATGAACACACCCAGCAGGATCTATCAGTGGAGATGCAACCAGACTCTACTAGAAACTGTGAACAGATAGTATCAGGGCATATTCCACAAGATTCTCCAAGACACATTGAACAGGATTCACTGGAACATCTTCAGCAAGATTTAGTTGAAGACATGCAAGAAGATTCACCTGAAAATGTGCCTCAGCATTCATGTGAACATGTGCAAGATCAGACACCAGAAGACATCCAGCAAGAATCTCCTGAAACTATCCAACGCGAGACTTCTGAACACATGCAAGAAGACTCTCCTGAACAGATCCAGCATGACTCCCTGGAACAGCCTCAACAAGATTCTTCTGAACACATCCGACAAAGCTCTCCTGAACATATCCAACAAAGCTCTCCTGAACACACCCAGCAAAACTCTCCAGAACACATTCATCAAGATACTCCTGAACACATCCAAGAAAACTCTCCTGAACACACCCAAGAAAACTCTCTTGAACGCATCCAACAAGATACACCTGAACACATCCAACAAGACACACCTGAACACATCCAACAAGACACTCCAGAACATATCCAAGAAAACGCTTCTAAACACATCCAACAAGACACTCCTGAACACATCCAACAAAGCACTCCTGAACACATCCAACAGGACACTCCTGAACACATCCAAGAAGGAACTCCTGAACACATCCAGCAAGATTCTCCTGAACCGACTCAACCAGATTTACCTGGCCATATCCAACAAAACTCACCTGAACACATCCCACAAGTCTTAACTGAAGACGTCCAACCACATTTACCTGAACACATCCAGCAAAACTCTCCTGAGCACATTCTACGAGAAAACTCCGAGCAAGAATTATCTGAAGACATTCAGCAAGGGATAACAGAACAAACCCAGCAAGAAATACAAGAAACCATGCAACAAGGCTCTCCTGAGTCTATACAGCAAGATACACGTGACAAGGTACAGCAAGACTCACTAGAACAGTCACCCAAAGATTCCTTAGAGCACACGCAACAAGATTTACCAGATCACATACACGAAGAAGCATCTAAACCTAACGTACAAGATTCTTCAGAACATATCCCAATAGTTTCCCCTGAACACGTCCATCAGATTCCCCATGGAACAATCCAACACAACCCACTACAATCACAAGACACACCAAAAAGCATGCAACAAAATTCACCTGATACTATTCATGAAAATTCTTTGGAGGCTGTTCACCAAGACTCACCTGTACCAATTCAACAAGATTCACCTGCGACAATTCAGCAAAACTTGCCTGTTCCCAAACAAATTGACTCGTCTCAAGGTTTTCAGCAATGTGTACCTGAAACTGCTCAGCAAAAGACTGTTCAGCCCATTGAATCAAAACCTTCTCAGTATATAGAACCAGCGTCACCTTATACCAAAGAAAAGATGCAACAGGAATGTCCATTGCTCATGCAACAAAAGTCAGTACAACATATGAAGCTTTCTCCACGACAACATTTAGAACAGGATTTACCTCAACACTTCGATGAAAAATCATACCAACATTTTCAACATGAATCACCtcataaaatacaagaaaattctCAACCGGTTCAACAATTACTATGTCACAACATGCAGCAAAGATCGCCTCTAAAGGTGAAAAAAGAATCACCAAGACTTGTACAAGCAAAATCACCTCAGCATATTCAACAAATATCCTCCCATCATATGCAATTAGAGTCAGCTCATCATTTGCAATGGGACTCTCCACAAAGCTTGCCACGAGATTTACCACAACAGCTGCAAAGAGTATCACCAAAACGTTTTGAGCAGACAACTTCTCGACACTTACAACAGTCATCCCCCAGAAATATACGGCAATCACCTCCAGGGCATTTACAACAAACTTCTCCAAGACATGTTCAACAAATGTCTCCCAAACATGTACAACAATCATCACCCAGACACATACAACAGTCATCTCCTAGACATATGCAACAATCTTCACCAAAACACATGCAGTCATCTACTAGACATATAAAACAATCATCTCCCAGACATGTCCAGCAGACATCTCCCAGACATGTGCAACAGTCATCTCCAAGACATATGCACCAGTCATCTACTAGATTCTTGCAGCAATCCTCAACATGTTTGCAGCAAGCATCTCCCAAGCACCAAGAACAGATATCTCCCAAGTTCTTACAGCATGCATCCCCCCAGCAACTACAGCCAGCATCCCCTCAACAATCTCCTATGCCATCACCCGACCAGAGTCCAGTCGCGTCACCTGATCAATTGTTTCTGCAACCAAATGATAAAATGCTTGTTCATTCATCTGAAAAATTGTCCATATCCTCCCCTGATCAGCTGTGTATGCCTTCCACACACCTATCACCAGTTCGATCCCCACACCTTTCACCTTTGCCTGCTTCGCTTCCTACTCCGTTGCCGACTGTACAAGAACGAAACCAGGAGCATCAAAGCAGGGCATCTTCACGAAAGAACAGTAAACTCTCAAAACAATGCCATATAAATGAAACAATGCAAGTGACGCCAACGACTGTTCCTTTAACATCACACCAAACATCTACAAATCTAAAAAACCTATCTCTACCACCACTGATGCCTCTTGTTTCAAAACCCTTGCCAAAGCCTACATTAATTCGAGTACCACCAGTTCATGTACCACAACCTCAGTTAGTGAAATCACAAAGAACAGCTGAACAAAAACTAAAGCAACAATATCGATCAAGAATAGTGCAACCGACAGACCATCTTTGTGAACACCAGAAAAGTCTTTTGGAAAGACAAGAAGAATTacaaaaagaatatatgaaaacacaagaaaaagaacaagtaATGGAACAGCTgcaacaccatcaccagcaacatCAACACAATTTACATCAACATAAGCAGCAACGCAAGCAATCACATCAGAAACAACATTACCAGCAACACCAAGAACAAGAATTCAAACATAGGCAGCAATATATACACaaccagcatcaacatcaacaccaacattgtCACATGATGAAGCAATCTTTACATCATGGAGAGAGGTGCCAACAACACTGTAAAGAGCAAATGAAATCGATGTCTTCAAATAGAAATGGTTCACCTTATAAGTTCTATCCTGAGCAAACAGAACCACTTTCATTGAAAATTGAAGTTAAAGGCAAAGAATTCTGCAGTGGTCACAAAAGTAATGGCAAGGCGCCTAAATTATCTGAAAAAATTGTCCCTTCTTGCAACGTGAATGGCAGCAGATGTTGCATATCATGTAAAAATGAAACTCATTGTGTATCTAACATGATGAATCCTTTATCAAATCATACTGTAACTAAATTCTTAGTTACAGGCCCGATCTATACTCCACTAAATTTAATAAATGGACAGATTGAAGATAGTGCGCCATTAAATCTGAAAAAAGaaccagaaaaaacaacaaaacagccACAGCAGACATGA